The genomic DNA CAAACCTCATCCAAAGCTACCTGCCCGAAGGCAACCCCGCGGCCGCCGACCCGGAAGCCAAGCAAATCGTGCTCGACCACATCGACGACGTGGCCTCGCGCAGCGCCGACTACGTGGACGAGTGGGACGTGCTCAACGAGCCCTACGACAACTACTACCTCATGGACGCCTTCGGAGACGAAGTCATGGTGGACTGGTTCGAACAAGCCCGAGCCCACCTCGAACGCCATGCGCTTTACATCAACGACTACGGAATACTCTCCGCGGGCGGACGCGACTTCGCCCATCAGGACCACTATGAAGAGACCATCCGCTACCTGCTGGAAAACGACGCCCCGCTCAACGGCATCGGCATGCAAGGTCACTTCAGCAGCTCGCCGACCGGCATCGAACGCATCTACGACATTTTCGAGCGGTACCACAACGCCTTCCCCGAGCTCGATATACGCGTCACCGAATTCGACATCAGCACCGAAGACGAGGAAATGCAGGCCGACTTCACCCGCGACTTCCTCACCATCGCCTTCAGCCACCCCGCCACCGTTGGCGTGCAATGCTGGGGATTTTGGGAAAACGCCCATTGGCGATCGGACGCCGCAATGTATACCAGCGATTGGCGCGAAAAGCCCAACGCCGTTGCCTGGCGCACGCTCACCAAAGAAACCTGGTGGAACGACTTCCAAGGCGCCACCGACGCCAGCGGTCTGTTCTCCGATCGTGGCTTCTACGGCGACTACCGAGCCACTATCACCATCGACGGCGAAGCTCATGTCTACGACTTCAGCTTAGCGAAAGGAGGAGCGACCAACGTCACCTTGCAAATCGGTAGCGACCCTTCGAATACGCCACCGCCGGAGCTCTCCATCGGACACGGTCGGGAATTCCTCGAATTGGCCCTTTCCCAACACGACGGCGAGCCCTATGTGCTGCAAACCTCCGGCGACTTGGAAAACTGGAAGACCATCCTCGACCTGGAAAACCTCACTCCCGGCCTCAGCTACGAGCACCTCTTCTACCCGGAGGCCACCACCTTCTTCCGCATCCTCGAGAAGTAGGGCCCCACCGGTAGGGGGTGGGCGCCGCCCCCCAAGCCTCAGCAAAACGCCCATCCCCGATACCCACAAAAAAGCCCGGCCTTCCTGAGAAAGCCGGGCTGAAAAATTCGATTTATCGACGCTTAGCGACGACCGTAACCGCCACGATGGCCTCCGCCGCCGCCGCGATTGTCACGGCGATTGCCACCACCGTAGCCACCACCGCCACCGCCGCCGTAGCCGCCACCTTGGCGAGGGGCGCGAGGGGTAGCCTCACGAACGGACAAAGCGCGACCAGACACCTCATGGCCGTCAAGGCCTTCGATAGCTGCCTTCGCTTCCGCAGCGTCATCCATGGTGACGAATGCGAAGCCGCGAGAGCGACCGGTTTCGCGGTCGGTGATAATCTTCAAAGCGGACACCGAGCCATAAGCTTCAAAAGCATCCTGCAAATCGCCTTCAGAGGCGTCGAACGAAACGTTTCCTACGTATATTTCCATTTTTTAGTCTTCTATTAAGCATCTGAGTTGAGTTCGAAGTAGGTAGGATTCGAACAGCGACGCTTGAACTGGAATATACCTGGAGTGGCCATATGAACTCGGCCCCCCTGAAACTTGAGCCGCCACATGATTCGAAAAATCCCACAATTACCAGCGTAATCGCTCAACGAACGAAAAATGTTGCCCACAGAGCCACCCCCAGACGCTTGGCCCAACCCGATCCCTAGAGTTCCCAAAATCCCTGTTGGCATATCCCAATATCACCACACTACGTACTTCTCCCAATACGATGCCCACCTAGGACACCTCCGATACCCAAGCCGCAGCGT from Pelagicoccus sp. SDUM812003 includes the following:
- a CDS encoding endo-1,4-beta-xylanase — protein: MMHRSRSTPWAITLIAFLFLISPLLAKTELPAGGVALLPGNITVTGGFWPGENGGSPVASASVVSVDHPDFTQARRVTVSNPAGQFWNGALQFTVNQAVAEGDVMMVRLFFRSIESNDESGVGFATVFPQGPAPDFNKYLQREITATDQWTEYLLPFVMTESLPSGQLSLQIGAGAGSKTQIWEVAGIEFINYQQTLALDDLPITRPSYAGRELDASWRDAAAARIEQHRKGDFQLKVLDANGDPIPNADISIEFLRHSYHFGSVIVSSIIMGTGSDNDTYREKFLDLFNQSGPENDFKWGPWAGEWGSSYAASQTLAAMQWLRDRDIYTRGHVMVWPSKGNLPNLIQSYLPEGNPAAADPEAKQIVLDHIDDVASRSADYVDEWDVLNEPYDNYYLMDAFGDEVMVDWFEQARAHLERHALYINDYGILSAGGRDFAHQDHYEETIRYLLENDAPLNGIGMQGHFSSSPTGIERIYDIFERYHNAFPELDIRVTEFDISTEDEEMQADFTRDFLTIAFSHPATVGVQCWGFWENAHWRSDAAMYTSDWREKPNAVAWRTLTKETWWNDFQGATDASGLFSDRGFYGDYRATITIDGEAHVYDFSLAKGGATNVTLQIGSDPSNTPPPELSIGHGREFLELALSQHDGEPYVLQTSGDLENWKTILDLENLTPGLSYEHLFYPEATTFFRILEK
- a CDS encoding RNA-binding protein, whose translation is MEIYVGNVSFDASEGDLQDAFEAYGSVSALKIITDRETGRSRGFAFVTMDDAAEAKAAIEGLDGHEVSGRALSVREATPRAPRQGGGYGGGGGGGYGGGNRRDNRGGGGGHRGGYGRR